CTGCAGTCCAGAGCTATTGCCTGGCTGTCCTCTCTCATGGGGGCTCCGTGGCAGAGGCTCTGGGGCCAAAGACTGGATTCTCCAGGGATCTGAGAGCCAAgcatcccccccacacacacacttgcccAAAAAGGAAAACCAGAAGGGCCCCCAAGACTCACCTCAGACTCTCTGATCAGCCAAGTCCcaagcacacagtaagtgctcagtcaATGCTTGCTGAAGGAGTGACCAGAGGTGGGATGCCAGGGGCTCTGGTCCATTCCCTCCTCAGGTGGTTGTAAACACGTGCACCTGACAGAACTTGGTACTTTTCCCATCCGTTATTTTATTGGCTTCCCCCCGCCCACAgctcctggggagggggaggaagataAACTGTGCCCACTCTCCCCGCAGTGAGAGCAGGACATCTGGGCACAGAGAGCTGAGTTGCCCGCTCTGGTTCAGGAAGGGCCGGGACTAGTGTCAACCTTCTGGGGTGTCACACCCCTGCCTCCTGGAACCCCAGGTGCTCCCTCACCCCTGCAGACACAGGCACTCATAGCTTAAAAGAGCAGGAAGGCAGCAGCAAGGGGGTCAGGATTAGGAATTCAAGAGACTCCAGGAACCCGGGTTTAGTCCCGGCCCCAGCTGCCCCAACCTCCTCATCTAAAAAAGGTGGGAGCCTTGGTGTTTTCCAGGgtccagcccagctctgccattctGCGGCCTTGTTCCTGCTGGGGAGGGCACACCAGCTCTGGGGGCCACTCTGTCGCAGCCCTGCTGGCCTTTGTTTTGTTCTGGAACTTGTTTATTGTGGACGGCCTCTGTCCCCATCCGGAAGTCAGCTCCAGTGAGCTGACTCACCTCTCTTGTTTCCTGCTGTAGAAGCAGGGCatggaacagtgtctggcacagagaagTTGCTCAGCAAACAGTTGTTGAATGACTGCGGGAGCATGAGCCCCTTGATCGGCCCCTGGACCAGGAGGAGCCCAtgtgaaaacccaaaggcagGGGAGATTTGGGGTATTTGCCTATCACCCAGCAGGTCACTGGCAGAGCCCGTGACAGCCAAAGCTTTCCTGTGCCAGCCACTGGGCTCAGCCCAGGAAGTCAGAAGTTGAGCTTAATGGAGCCGCCTGCCTGCCCTAAGCTGGGCTCTGTCAAGAGGCAGATACTGGGCTGCAGACCAGCCTCCTGCATCTCTGAGGGAGACTGCTCCCATGCGGTCTCAGCGACCTCCCACTCAGGGATGTCTTCAGCCCATTTTCCCCGACCCTGAGGTCTGTCCTGGCTTCACCTCCCATCAAGGTGGCCTGCGTGGCCCAGTCCCAGCAATACCTGCCTGAACATCTCCTCAGAGGAGCAGGGATAGCCCCACAGCCCTAAAACGGGCTCAGGCTGAGGGTTCATGGGGGAGAGTGAGAGCATCATAGCCCCACCATCAGCCAGGGACCCTGCGTCACTCAGGcaggagggctgggggcagggactgCTCAGCCTGTCCCAGGAAATCGGGGTCTGTGTCCATGACGGAGCGGGTGGGAAGTGGCTGGGGAAATGGAGTCATTCTCTGAGACTCTCGCTAGGTTGGCATAAGATCCAAGACACCAGCCAAATGGTGTCACTGGTCGTCTGACACAGCTTGGGGACAGAGCCTTGGGAAAGTGGCCGGGGGGAGAAGGGCACGGGGGGTGGGGACACAAGGAGAGGTTGTCCATCTCAGCAGAGCAGCCACAGCCTGAGTCCAGTCCAAGTTGTCACTTCAAGTGCTCCTCCCCCAGATGTGGATCCTCtggcctctccctctctgtgaCCTCTGTCCCCTCAAGTCAGGGCAGGGAGctccatttcctcttcctcctggatAGAGAACCCCAGGTCATGGTTATCGCTGTTGTTATTACTGCTGGCCAGGCTCCGTCCTGCAGCATCTCCTGGGAGCCTATTGTCCACCACATGAGGAGGGCTGAGTTATTCCCTTTTTAGAGACCGAAAAACCTGAGGGGGCAAACAGGTATGCAGCTggaaagcagcagagctggggtgTGAGCCAGTGGGCCTGGGCCGAAGGAGGAGATCCACCCTCAGACTCAAGAGTCCTTCCACTGCCTGGTCTGAAAGACAAGCCTTAGAATCACTCACCCAGTACCAAAGCCAACTGGAAATAAAGAGGATCCTAGAAACAAATAAACCTTTGTGTTGGGTGGGGTCTCAATCCAGATCACCTAGAAGAAGTGAGTCTGGAGCCAGGTTTATTTGGTTTCTGGCAGCCTTCCAGAAAGGTAAGGCTAGTTGTAGTTTCCCTGGGGAAGTCCGGACAGGCAGGAAGAGGGGGAGCCTGGCCCCCTCCACATTGGGAAAGTCCTCAAACAGGAAGGGCTCAGGCCTAGAACGGAGAACTGAGAATTGGCAGTAAGGGGTGATTTCAGGGAGTGgaagaaggaattagaaaaaacaaacaaacaaacaaacagacaaaaaaacccTGGCAAAAGGGAAGTGGCTGGCTAGAAAGGCACGTGGGGATGAATTTTAATGTAATCAGAAAGCTGTCATAATGAAACGAGAGGAATATATTCAGACgtcaggagagaggcaggagctgCTGTTCCAGCATCTAAATCAGGCTCGGTGCAGGACCggccttctcttcctttcctagtTCCTTCCCGGGAGGAGATGTTTGAGCAGGAGGGTCAGGGATGAGCAGGGGGCAGGTTTTCACTTCTTCGTCTTCCTGGAAATCCCATTTAATTGGAGCCTTTaaaaggggctgggggagggggagcaccTGGCCGACCTGGGGAGCAGAAGAATTTCAAGGCTCTACTGAAGGCTTCAAAACTCGATTCACTTCATGTAAATGCTGCTGTGCTTCTGGGAGTTAAACATAAGCCCTCGGCCCTCTCGCCTCTGTCTCTGCCCTCTCCTTCTGCCTGGCTCTTCCCTCTGCTCTTTGTTTCTAGTTCTTTTTCCTCTGTCTCCGCCATTTCCCCTCCCTTTCTGCTCCGAACCCCATCTCCTCCTGTCCCTCCCCAGTTTCACCCCTTCCACTCcctctgtcttccttcctcttgGTCTCCCAGTCTCTGCTTCCCCCAGCCCAGAGCTTGGAGTTGGGGATGCCTGGAGATGGGGCGGGGGcgtgcccagccctgccagcccCTGAGCCGCGAGGCGGAGCGCCCAGGCTAGGGCAGGCTCCGGGCCCAGAGCTTTggctgaagcccacccacgttgGAGGTCCAGGCTGGCGTGCCCTGACGCAGCACTGGTCACAGGAGCTGGCAATGATACCCTGTGGGCATGGAAGGGGCACCTCATCACTGAGAGCTTGCCCAGTGCTGAGTGCTCCAGGTTGGGGGTACCAGCAGGGCGGTGGTCAGGCCTTCCTGACGAGGAGGGCTCTGGGGTGGCTTGTGAAgcagggcagggcctggaggTTTCCTCTGCTTTGCTCCAGACCCCAGGTCAGCCCCTCATCTCTGTGTGAACTCTCCTGGCCGTGTGAGTGACGGGGGTGCTCTGGAGCAGGAGGTACCAACCACCCTGAATCCAGAAGGACATGGTCCTGGAGTGCCCTTGCATTCTGTGGAAACCATGAACACATGGCCGTTTGCAATTTTGGGGTGGGCATTTCTGCAGCCTTGGCTGTGCGTGTCAGTTATTGAATAGTCAACAAGCATCTAGAGGGTGTCTGCCACCATGGGGACCCTGTTCCAGCAACTATGGCTGCCTAACAACTTAGCCCCAAACAGAGTGGTataaaacaaccatttattatgctcatggattctgtgggtcaggaaatcAGACAGGGCACAGCTTGGAGGGACTGTCTCTGCTCCAGGATGTCTGGACCTCAGCTGGAAGACTCACAGGCTGGGGCCTGGAATCATCTCAGGACTCATTCACTCCATGTCTGGTGGctgatgctggctgtcagctggaggCCTGGGTTCCTTTCCCGTGTGGACTCCCGGTATGAGCTAGTTGGGGGTTcttcacagcatggtggctggcttCCGCAGAGCAACCATCCCCAAAAGAGAGAGCTGAGAGTGGAAGCTGATCCTTTTTATGACCGAGCCTTTGAAGGCAGCTCGTGTCACTTCTGCCATTCTTTATTGGTTAGAGCAGTCAGAGCCccgcccagattcaaggggagggaactTAGGCCCCACCTCCCTGGGAGGAGTGAAAGTCACACTGCAGTAAGAGCTTGTGGGATGGGAAATCTTTTTGCAGTCACAAGCTACTACAAATCCACACAGCCTAATGTGATCCCTGTCACCCTAAGCACACATCTGAGTGTTGTCAACAAACCATTTGGTACTCAACACAAGCGTGGGGGGAGGCTGCTGAGGGAGCCCAGTCTTCAGAAACAGGCCCTCCAAAGTGCCCAGGGCTGAATTTCACAGCATGAATAGGAAGGGGCAAGAGGAGGGAGCACCAGATGTAGGTAAGAACATGTGAAGCAGAAAGGAGATGTGCTCCTGGGACTGGCAtagggcattcattcattcattccatagcTCAGTCCTgcgggcctactatgtgcctgctACCACTGCGCCAGCAGAGGCCTGGCCTCTTGCCTCAGGGAGCATAGATTGAGGGGTGGGGAGCTAGACCGAAACCCACTACTCAGGCAAAGCAGTAAATACTTGTCCTTTGACTTTTGGACCATGGGAAGGGCTGAGACAGAGAATAAAGAAGTGGAAGGAGGGGCTTTGATGAGAAAGCAATATTTAAACTGAGACCTAGCATTAGAGGATTCAACTTTGTGATGTGGAGAACACTCCAGGCATGgagaacagcatatgcaaaggccctgtggcagactTGCCAGTTGTAAATTAATTTTGGCATCTGGGGGTGAAAGTTGCTGAGGAAGATAGTTTGTGTctaagaggagggaggaagagaacgTAGGGCTGCCCACACGACCTGTGTGTCGGTAGGTGAGCGGCCAGACCAGTGGCCCTGCCCGTCAGTGTGAGGTCTGCTCTCTAGGCAGGAAGAGGCAGAGTCGCTGCAATCCTGCCCCCGCTTAGACCCAACCCCtcctacctcccctccccctctggccttgccctcctctccccctaACCCCCTCACCCCTCGTCCTTCCTCCCCTTGTCCTTCCTCCCCTTCAAGCGGTGCCCCACCCGCCTCCCTCTCCTTgttttccctccccctcctgctgTGAGCCCCCTTCCCGCCCCCTACCCAGCTCCTACCCTTCCCCTCCGTAACCCTTCCACCTCCGGCCGTGCCCTCCCCCCGGGCCCGACCCCGCGCAGCCGGGCCCCCGGCCCGGGTAAGCATCTCCTAATTTTGTTCCAGAAGATAGAAAACTCTTCGTGGGCATGCTCAACAAGCAGCAGTCTGAGGACGATGTGCGCCGCCTCTTTGAGGCCTTCGGGAACATCGAGGAGTGTACCATCCTGCGCGGGCCAGACGGCAACAGCAAGGGtgcgtgggggcggggcggggagtggGCGGGGCGAGGCCGCGGGTCTCCTGCCAGCCTGACGGCAGAGTCCCGAGCCGTCTGGCGCTGGCCCCTTCGGGAAAGCGGGATAAGGCTGCTTGGCAGGGGCGAGGCGCTTGGGCCTGCGGGGATGGAAAGGCCGCGATCCAAGTCGCGGGGGACGGCGCCACTTAAGGGTCCTTTGAAGACTCTGGCCGGTCCCggtctttctctgcctccttgtGTGGCTCTGAGTTTGTCGgttctctctcactctttctgtGTCTCACTCTGCTTTCTTCTGGGAGGCGCCCTCTCCCCTCGGTCCCTCCCGTGCCCCGTCTTTCAGTCCTCGCGCTTCTCTGACCTTCCTCTGGGCCCTGGCGCCGTGGCTCAGCCTCTCCCGTCCCCCCAGGGTGCGCCTTTGTGAAGTACTCCTCCCACGCCGAGGCGCAGGCCGCCATCAACGCTCTGCACGGCAGCCAGACCATGCCGGTGAGTGCGGCCGCCCCTGGGTAGTTGGGAGGCGGGGAGGGAACGGGGCAATGAGGGACAGAGACATCCCGGCCACCCCACGCATCCGCAGGGCCCCGCCAGCCCTTGCGTGCTCGGCCACAGGATGCCAAACGCTTGCGGTGCTCACAGCCTCCCCATGAGAACGGAAGGCACTGCCAATATCCGCATTTCTAAGACAAGGacattgaggcccagagatgttaaGGAAgtggcccaaggtcacccagataGAAAAAAAcctgaggtgggggggggggttaagACTCCAGACCCCTGGGCGGAGGGTTGGTGCTTGTCACCGTGCCACCTACCCCGCCCCCATAGCACCCCGTGGAGAGGACTGGGTGGGCCCAGGCCAGGGAGCAGAGGCGAGGCGGTTAGGGCTGGTGGGCCTCACGCACAGTCCTGGCTGCAGGGAGCCTCATCCAGTCTGGTGGTCAAGTTCGCCGACACCGACAAGGAGCGCACAATGCGGCGAATGCAGCAGATGGCTGGCCAGATGGGCATGTTCAACCCCATGGCCATCCCGTTCGGGGCCTACGGCGCCTACGCACAGGCAGTAAGTGAGGGCACagcggggtggggctgggggcggcaGTTCTTCGCAAATCCTAGGAAGCACTGATTGGAACAGGGAGAGAGGTTCAGTGTCCTGCTGACAccacaccacccccaccaccactcaTGGAAGGGTGTCCTCAGGCCTTCTGGTTACTCCTGGAAGGGGTCCTTTGAGGTGCCCCCAAGCCCTCCTCCCCTACACCTCCTCTGTAGTCCTCTCAGGCCCCAGCTCAGGCCCCGGCCCATCAACTTCTTTCTTCCACGCACACTGGGGCAGGCTCTGCCAGCATCTCCCATCAGCTGCCTCTCAGACCTGCAGCCCCACACGGGTGGCACTAAAGTAGGCCAGGGTTCTGCTTCTAAAAATGCAAGCTCCCCTCACTTCTTCAGCAGGGTCCAAACTTGGCCACTTTCAGCAACCCCCCCAATCCCCACTCAGCTCTGTGAGAACCTTGGGGGTGCCTGAGGTTTTATTTGTGATTCTCCTGTAGCTTCTACCCTACAGACTCCAAGTTAGGACCATTTTGAACAGATATCCATGCCAACTTAGTTCTACAGAGGCTCATCCAACATGTCTCTAGAGCTTTGGATGTCACATCTCCATAAACGACAGGACTGACTGGCACCCATGGAGCCagtccccttcccccaccttctACAACTTTAGAGTGCCAAGGACCTTACTATTACTTTTGAACACAGTTTTCTcttggggggcgggaggggggtggTCTCTAACATCCACTGAGAGCTAGGGCAGTTATGGGGAAGACATCAGGGCTCtgtgggggtgggggtcgggaGATGTGTCTGAGCTCCCTGGGGTTCAGGGCCTAGGAGGCTGGTCTCTGGGAGCTGAACCCTTTGGTGGGGAGGGTCGCCCCCCCTGGAAGCGCATGATATTTTTTGCACTCCCTCTGCCCCAGCTGATGCAGCAGCAAGCGGCACTAATGGCGTCAGTCGCACAGGGTGGTTACCTGAACCCCATGGCTGCCTTCGCCGCCGCCCAGATGCAGCAGATGGCGGCCCTCAACATGAATGGCCTGGCGGCCGCACCCATGACCCCAACCTCAGGTAAGTGGGCAGGTACCAACACAGGGCCTGGCCTGGCAGGAAAGCAGCTGGACCCACTTCGGTACCTTTTGTTTGGCCAATTTTGGCTACCAATGGACCATCCTGTGTCAAGAGCACATGGTGTCTGGGCCCAATGCAGGCCTTATCCTTGGGCAATGTGTCTCAAACATGTTCTAATTCCTGAGGACCCATGGGAAGATGGGATGTGGACCCCTTGATGTCCGTGATATGATTTCAGAGTGGTGAGAATTTCACTCAAATTGTTTAGTCATATCAGGACGCAATTCATGTTGATCTCTGGTATAGATATCTGGAAAGAAATTGACATGAACACATCTCCCTTTGAGGTTTGAGAGGGGAAGAGCCCTGCCCATCCTGTGACCCCTGGCCCAAGCACAGAAGGAACCccattttttcatttccctttaaCCCAACCTAGATTCACTGACTTTTTCCAAGACAACTTTACCACAAGCAAGAGAGAACTGTAAGAGTTACTAAAGGACAGAGGGGTTGGAAACAGCTCCGCTTACAGAGCATGTTTTTAATTGGATCCTGGCTATTATCCAGTTCAATGATTCTCAACCAGGGcaattttgcccctcccccccaaataTCTGGCAATGTCctggacatttttggttgtcacaactgaagGGGGGCGGTGCTACTGTAATCTGGTaggtggagaccagggatgctgctaaacatcctacgatgcacaggacagctccctacAAGGAAATGTGTGGCTACAGACGCCAGTAGTTTCAAAGTTAAGAATCCCTATCTAGCCCCAAGGGCTGAGTTCTCATTCACCAAGTTTCCTTCGCTATCTGCACTCAGGCCATAGCAGCAGCCTTCCTGACATCCAGGAGCTATTCCTTTCCCAGCTAAAAGCTATAAAAGACCGTGCCATCTCTAGCCCCAACTTGAACACCACCCCAAAGCTCTGATCCCCAATCTAGGGACACTCCTGATGGCCTCAGGTCCTTATCCACAGAGAGACCCTGCTTCCTACATGAAGAGGAAGGCCTTTCCAGCCTCTGGGGCCTCAGTACAATCACCATGCCATCCACACCTTGGTTTCCATCCGCCTGGTGTAGGGAGGGCACAGCATATTGTCATCTGACCCCAACTTTACCCCTGCCACAATGAGCATTACCACTGTCTTAAGAGGAGGAGGCCAGGGTGTCTACTTTTTGTGTGAATAGGGCTGAGTCTGGACTCTGCAAAGGCCTTTCTCCCTCAATGCAAGGGAACACCACAATTAAGACCTCCTCCACCTGAGTATCAAGACTCCCTCATAGGGAGGGAAATCAGCCCCTCAGTGATCCAATTAAGATAGCAGAGAGCAGAGCCATAGCTTAGAAACCCCTTGGTGGCTAGACAAAGACCAGTCCATCCTGACTTAACTGGGGTGAGCACGAATCATTGAAAAAGACTAAAGGAAGACCAACTGTGGTCAAAGTCAAGGGCACTTAGAGGTCTATGTGCTGCAGGTCCAAGGTCAAGCAGTCAGTGGTAAGAGAAGTCTTTGTGGGGTAGGTGAGATTTGGACTCTGCTTTGAAGTATAGATATAGTTGGGATAAGTAGAGTCATTACATACAGGGAGATGATAACCCAAGGCCTGATTCACAGATAGGATTGAGTTGACGTGTGAGGTCCAAGTCTATCCCCAGGTCCTTGGAGCCAGCAGGGTGGAGCTCCATGGTTTGGCCTTCATCACCTTTGTTCTGTTTGCCTCCCCTTCTCCACCCATCTTCACCTCTGGAACCAGGTGGCAGCACCCCTCCGGGCATCACTGCACCAGCCGTGCCTAGCATCCCGTCCCCCATTGGGGTGAACGGCTTCACTGGCCTCCCCCCACAGGCCAATGGGCAACCTGCTGCAGAAGCTGTGTTTGCCAATGGCATTCACCCCTACCCAGGTAAGCACATCTGGTAGCTCTTCCTTCCCCATGCAACACTCCTCAACCATTCTGTCCGTGCCCTTGCTGTTACAACAGGGAATGTGTGGCTCCCTGCCCTCTGTTCCTAGGTGGAACCCCAAATGTGATCAGGGAAAGCCAGCCTCCTGCCTTCCTTCAGGGAGCTCCTGATGGAAGAGAAGACAGATCCCTGGGGGTTTGTCAGTCTGATGGGTGAGAAAAAACCCCATTCCTGGGGCTCCCTCAAGGGAAAGGAGAATAGATGAGTTGTCCAACTCATCTAGAGAGAGGCTAATAACTGCAAATTACTTGAGAGTGAATTTGACCCAAAAGAAGTGAGGGGATAGAAGCTAAAAGAATAATCATATTTAGTATTAAATAGGAAAAGCCTCTTTGGGGAAGGAAGTGGAGGTATATAGATTGGCAATCTGGCTAGTACATACCAGTTCGGTCCCTTGGTGCATACGAAACCGCGGTCAGAACTTTGGACAGTTCCTGGGTCCTACCTTCATGAATTCTGGCACACAAGAAGATCCAGGAAGCCTGTTCCTGATTAACTTTGTTCCTCTAAAATTTAGCAGTTCTCCTGTGGTAAGAGTGTCCAGTTGACTTTAAGCAGCTCACCTCCCTGGGTCTTGAGGACTGGAGCTGGGGAGCTGGGCCCAAAGCCCTAGAGTAGACTGGCAAGAGGCAGTGTAATAGCCAGGAGGAGAATGCTGTCCTTCTTCCTGGAGGGCAGGTGATGAGGTCACAGAGTCCCCATGAGTACTAGTAAGTGCCCAGTCTGTGATAGAGGAAAGGGGGTTGGCCCAGAAGGAGGGCAGGACATGGGCCTATCTCCTGGGAGGTCAAAATCCAGTCAGGAACACAATATGCATCAAGAGAATAATGAGGCAATAAGGCAGAGTAGACTTTGGTCAAGAGTGAGTGTTCTCTGATTTGAGATGCTTAAGGATTCAAATGAAGGGAGAGTTCTTTCATTCTGTAGGCTGAGGAAGCCCAACAGAGCTTCCTGAGGAGGCGCCCAGATCAGACATTAAGTACGGATGAGCAAGGAGCACACTGCTATGGAGGGGCTGTCCTGGCAGGGCCAGGGTGGGTAAGGAGGTTGGCCCAACTAGGACAGAGGAGGTCAGCCTTGGGGGGGCAAAGGAGTGCTTCCCACTCTGGTTGCCCATCAGAATCTACTGTGTGGCTTTGTAAAACCACAGaagcccagagattctgatttcactGTCTGGAGTGAGGCCCAGGCATCCATAGAATATAAAAGTTGTACCAGCAGCAGAGTATAAGTTCAGTGTGCCAGAGAGAAATAGAGGAGAATTTCCTGACTTTGAACTTGGAGTTGTTCCTGATCCCATCTCAGTGCTTTTCCCACAACTCACCCCTCAGTGCATAGCGAAGAGACCAGAGGAGCCTAGAGAATGAAGTGACAGGGCCTGGAGGGGGATCTGGAGTGTTGTTTAATGGTGAAGGCTCCAGGCTGGGAGGGGCTTGGCAAgctggtggtgggagggagcCCACCTATCTCAGGTTCATGGGCTCCCCCTCACTCAGGCTCATGGGCTGGGAGATACAGTCCCCAGCACATCTGGGTGGTTTCACCACCCCCTCCCTCGCCTGCCCACAAGCCCATCTGGGTCTCTGGATTTTGACAAACCTGttccttccccacccctaccAGCATCTGTGAGCTATTTCCCTCGTGGAATTTGGAAATGTTTATCTCCCCCATTTGTGACAATCTGTCACATCCCATAAACAATCCCCTGCCAGAGCAgtagggagggacggagggaagggaagaaaaaaagtagtacattaaaaaaattaatttaccatCTTTAAATGCAGAGTTTGGAGCTGCTGTAATGAGCGAGATCCTTCAAAGTGCTCATTCTTTGGCAGTTACTAATGAGGTCATTAAGCAGAGAAGTAGAGAGGGGTCTCAGAAATGCTTTTCTCCACTTCCTAGCCCCACGTAGCATCTCTGCTCTCCCCTTTACTCATCGAGATCATGCTGGAAGCACACAGTGTGGCTTTTACTGCCACAAAACACCCCTGAAGGGGGGGCTCTCACAGATGATAAGGACTGGTTGTTTCTTCCCTATGTCACGGTATTTGCTGATCCTGGCACTGTGCTGGGGGAGCTGCCATAGAAGTTGTGCAGGTTATATTTTGCACAGGGCACCAAAACTCTGCCCAGAGAAGAGACATCTTTTGTCTAATTGGCATAAAGGCATTCTGTGGTTGAGCAGCTGGGTAGCCCAAGAGGACAAGCAAGATGTGGCTCTCCCTCCAGGGAGCTCAGGCTGGTGGAAGagtcaggcagagggagcaggaggCCACCTGCCAAACACCACCACTACCACTCCCTCACCACTGGGAGCTCCAGGGTCCACCGTGGGGGAAATAGAGGGATAGGGTTTTGTCCTGGACAACCCCAGGCGGGAAGGAGCCTGCATCCTTACCCGTCTTCAGCTCCCCACTCTGGGCAGTGCTCTCCTGGGCCCAGCTCACCTGCCACCATCCACATGATCTCTAAGGACCTCTGCCCCAGGACTTTCCCTTGCCCCCCAGAGACCCAGGAGCTATTGTTCTAGTGTAATGTTACTGAGAGGTTCAGGGAAGAGAGCTCAGAAGGGAATTTGGGAATTCTTCCTGGTCTGCAGGCCCCAAAGCCTGGCACTGCCATTTAGCTTTGCTGGCCTGGGTCACCAGGCAGATAAGCCTGGATGGTTTCCTTTCTGCCTCCCTGTGTTCTCCAGCTTGCCTCAAATATACTGAGGCTGGATCTGTCCCCACCCATCTCCCTGGGCCCCCAAGGCCAGCCCACTCCCACTTCAATCATCACTGCCCTTGGTCACCAAAGGCAGTGCCCACCATTGGTCCATGCTGCAGCCAGGCTTTTGCCCACCACATCTGCAGACACAACAAAGGCAACAGAAGTGAACCAAGAAGTCCAGCTTCTCTGGGTTGCTTGCCAAATTATCAGCCCAAGGGCCCCCGCGCACTGGGCAGTAGATGTCCCGGTCATGAGATCAGGTGTTAGAAGGTCCTTGGTCTTCTTGTTCTTTGGTGTCTGTGGGCACCGTGGGGCAGATCTATTTGTGTGGTCAGTTCTACTAAGGGCATGCCCAGGAATGAAAGACCTCTGTGCCTCATGCAAACTCCCTAAGAATTTGGGAGGGGGGTCCCTCTATTTGAGTAGGCATGGGTGGCCCAGGAAGAATGGCAGGATGAGGCCTCCATGCCCTTTCTTTTGCCTAGCTGGGCTCTGCCCCTGAGTCCTGCTGGGGATAAGTGAGGAGGAAACCACCCTCTTGATAGCCTCTAGTGCCCTTGCCCACTTTCCCACAGCCTTTCTCCAGGGCCAGGTCCCTCAGGTGTTTCCCCACCAAGCCCCTCATGGTCAAGCCCTTCTTTGGTGTCTCCTTCCCTGCCCTTCCCAGCCTGAACCACCCCTCTCACCCCCGACCCAAGCCAACGGCAGCCTGCATCCCCCAGCCAGGGTAAACAGCTTTCCACCCTACTAAGGGACCCAGGATGAGGAAAGAGGAACCCCCATTCAGGGTTCCTGCTTCAGATGCCCTGCCCCAGGACAGAGACCACAGTGCCTGGGAAGGCAGTGCAGCTACAGCATCGTCTCCAGGGGTGTGGTGGGAGAGGAGCTGGTTTGGGTAGGCATCGCTGACCTCTGCCCCCTTGGCTCCCCTGCAGCGCAGAGCCCCACCGCCGCGGACCCCCTGCAGCAGGCCTACGCCGGAGTGCAGCAGTATGCAGGTCGTTAGTATCCACGCGTCCCCACGGTGGTCCCCCGGCTGTATACACCTCCCCGTGCCTGGGCATCGGTGCCCCCTACCCAGCCAGGCCTGGGCCTAGCACTGTGAGGGAGGGGGGAGCAGGGCAGGACTGGCCAGGAGCTGTGGTAGAAGGAGGGAGTGTTATACTGACGGagacacccccacccctgccgggCTCCCCCCCTCTCTGCAGGTGCCCCTTGGCCTTCAGGCAGAGcttacttaaccctaacccaacacGGCAGTGGTGGGTGGTCCGAACATGTGATGAGTTGGTGAGCCAGGCTAAGCTTTAACCTTGCTGTGCAGTGACTCATCTTTGAGGCCAGATTTCCCTCCCCCATGGTGCTGCCAGGGCTGGCTTGTCCAGGAGCACCAAGCCTCCCAGCAGCACTGCGGTGAGGCCGGAGCTAGGTGTCACTGGCTCAGAAAGCACAGATG
This genomic stretch from Eubalaena glacialis isolate mEubGla1 chromosome 15, mEubGla1.1.hap2.+ XY, whole genome shotgun sequence harbors:
- the CELF4 gene encoding CUGBP Elav-like family member 4 isoform X37, which produces MYIKMATLANGQADNASLSTNGLGSSPGSAGHMNGLSHSPGNPSTIPMKDHDAIKLFIGQIPRNLDEKDLKPLFEEFGKIYELTVLKDRFTGMHKGCAFLTYCERESALKAQSALHEQKTLPGMNRPIQVKPADSESRGDRKLFVGMLNKQQSEDDVRRLFEAFGNIEECTILRGPDGNSKGCAFVKYSSHAEAQAAINALHGSQTMPGASSSLVVKFADTDKERTMRRMQQMAGQMGMFNPMAIPFGAYGAYAQALMQQQAALMASVAQGGYLNPMAAFAAAQMQQMAALNMNGLAAAPMTPTSGGSTPPGITAPAVPSIPSPIGVNGFTGLPPQANGQPAAEAVFANGIHPYPAQSPTAADPLQQAYAGVQQYAAAAYPAAYGQISQAFPQPPPMIPQQQREGPEGCNLFIYHLPQEFGDAELMQMFLPFGFVSFDNPASAQTAIQAMNGFQIGMKRLKVQLKRPKDANRPY
- the CELF4 gene encoding CUGBP Elav-like family member 4 isoform X36, coding for MYIKMATLANGQADNASLSTNGLGSSPGSAGHMNGLSHSPGNPSTIPMKDHDAIKLFIGQIPRNLDEKDLKPLFEEFGKIYELTVLKDRFTGMHKGCAFLTYCERESALKAQSALHEQKTLPGMNRPIQVKPADSESRGDRKLFVGMLNKQQSEDDVRRLFEAFGNIEECTILRGPDGNSKGCAFVKYSSHAEAQAAINALHGSQTMPGASSSLVVKFADTDKERTMRRMQQMAGQMGMFNPMAIPFGAYGAYAQALMQQQAALMASVAQGGYLNPMAAFAAAQMQQMAALNMNGLAAAPMTPTSGGSTPPGITAPAVPSIPSPIGVNGFTGLPPQANGQPAAEAVFANGIHPYPAQSPTAADPLQQAYAGVQQYAGPAYPAAYGQISQAFPQPPPMIPQQQREGPEGCNLFIYHLPQEFGDAELMQMFLPFGFVSFDNPASAQTAIQAMNGFQIGMKRLKVQLKRPKDANRPY
- the CELF4 gene encoding CUGBP Elav-like family member 4 isoform X44, which gives rise to MYIKMATLANGQADNASLSTNGLGSSPGSAGHMNGLSHSPGNPSTIPMKDHDAIKLFIGQIPRNLDEKDLKPLFEEFGKIYELTVLKDRFTGMHKGCAFLTYCERESALKAQSALHEQKTLPGMNRPIQVKPADSESRGDRKLFVGMLNKQQSEDDVRRLFEAFGNIEECTILRGPDGNSKGCAFVKYSSHAEAQAAINALHGSQTMPGASSSLVVKFADTDKERTMRRMQQMAGQMGMFNPMAIPFGAYGAYAQLMQQQAALMASVAQGGYLNPMAAFAAAQMQQMAALNMNGLAAAPMTPTSGGSTPPGITAPAVPSIPSPIGVNGFTGLPPQANGQPAAEAVFANGIHPYPAQSPTAADPLQQAYAGVQQYAGPAYPAAYGQISQAFPQPPPMIPQQQREGPEGCNLFIYHLPQEFGDAELMQMFLPFGFVSFDNPASAQTAIQAMNGFQIGMKRLKVQLKRPKDANRPY